A window of the Pangasianodon hypophthalmus isolate fPanHyp1 chromosome 12, fPanHyp1.pri, whole genome shotgun sequence genome harbors these coding sequences:
- the LOC113527641 gene encoding ecto-ADP-ribosyltransferase 5-like has translation MNTAVKVSTFAKNVATAVIIISVVCYAENLKWISDSVIGLDMAENSVDDQFKCCTDRMYKRITEKILPKELKSNKNFKNIWEKYSTFTDYFTRIIKVYTDPSSDLYKQFNEAVSSGRGNYVRKFTYKAFHFLLTRAIQIHQVKKCTHVFRRTNVSFDTNVVGHEMRFGRFASTSLTTNMSDTFGGISCFNVTTCFGANIANISVLPKEEEVLIPPFEKFKITNIEKNQMNCSVIYTLHSTGKCSVMNCALLKKEMQMQMCGC, from the exons ATGAACACAGCTGTGAAGGTTTCCACCTTTGCCAAAAATGTTGCCACTGCAGTCATCATCATTTCAGTTGTTTGCTACGCAGAG AACCTGAAATGGATATCAGATTCTGTCATTGGACTGGACATGGCAGAAAATTCTGTTGATGACCAATTTAAATGCTGCACAGACAGAATGTACAAGCGGATTACAGAGAAGATTCTACCAAAAGAgttaaaatctaataaaaattttaaaaacatttgggAAAAGTACTCAAcatttactgattattttacaagaATAATAAAGGTCTACACAGACCCAAGTTCTGACCTTTATAAACAGTTCAATGAAGCTGTGAGCTCAGGCAGAGGGAATTATGTCCGTAAGTTCACCTATAAAGCCTTTCATTTCTTGCTAACACGAGCCATACAAATTCATCAAGTAAAGAAATGTACTCATGTTTTCCGCAGAACCAATGTTAGTTTTGATACAAATGTTGTGGGCCATGAAATGCGATTTGGCAGGTTTGCATCAACTTCACTTACAACTAACATGTCAGATACATTTGGCGGAATCTCCTGTTTTAATGTTACGACATGCTTTGGTGCAAACATAGCCAATATTTCTGTGCTCCCTAAAGAGGAAGAGGTGCTAATCCCACCTTTTGAAAAATTCAAAATcacaaatattgaaaaaaacCAGATGAACTGTAGTGTCATTTACACTCTACATAGCACTGGGAAGTGTAGCGTTATGAACTGTGCGCtacttaaaaaagaaatgcagatgCAAATGTGTGGATGTTAA